A single region of the Fimbriimonadaceae bacterium genome encodes:
- a CDS encoding YciI family protein produces the protein MKYICLGYHQESNWNSYTEAEIYEFMDECFEYDEELRANGNFAGGEALQTTDTATTVRWANGKAVVIDGPFAETKEQLGGILILEANDLNHAIQIMSKHPGVRAGCFEIRPAADLNAMVEASRERRKAKGF, from the coding sequence ATGAAATACATCTGCCTTGGATATCACCAAGAATCGAACTGGAATTCATACACCGAAGCCGAAATCTATGAGTTCATGGACGAATGCTTCGAATACGATGAAGAGCTGCGCGCGAACGGGAATTTTGCGGGCGGAGAGGCTCTGCAGACGACGGATACAGCCACGACCGTGCGCTGGGCCAATGGCAAGGCTGTCGTCATCGACGGTCCATTCGCCGAGACGAAAGAGCAACTCGGAGGCATTCTGATTTTGGAGGCCAACGACCTAAACCACGCGATTCAGATCATGTCGAAGCATCCGGGCGTTCGGGCGGGATGCTTTGAGATTCGGCCTGCCGCCGACCTGAATGCGATGGTGGAAGCCAGCCGCGAAAGGAGGAAGGCGAAGGGGTTTTAG
- a CDS encoding YceI family protein has translation MKLRITLIPLALATLFAGYVAFHPGVAYAEPHFAKLSTTEFADQASYTIDADHCSISFEITHLGLSQTHGRFNKFSGKLEEDAKDLTKSSVEFTAQIDSIDTAVAARDKHLLTADFFDAAKYPTLTFKSTKVEKTKDGYTVTGDLTMKDKTKSITIPFKHYGPYTLTVGDNSTRVGIVAEPIKIKRSDFGVGGDFKLPDGTEGASDTVIVRISFEAIKDK, from the coding sequence ATGAAACTAAGAATTACACTTATCCCATTAGCCTTAGCCACGCTTTTTGCGGGCTATGTTGCCTTCCACCCGGGGGTGGCTTATGCTGAGCCGCACTTTGCCAAGCTTTCGACGACTGAGTTTGCCGATCAGGCGAGCTACACTATCGACGCGGATCACTGCAGCATCTCGTTCGAGATCACCCACCTGGGCCTCTCGCAGACTCACGGACGGTTCAACAAGTTCAGCGGAAAGCTGGAGGAAGATGCCAAAGACCTGACCAAATCGAGCGTTGAATTCACAGCCCAGATCGACTCGATCGACACGGCTGTCGCCGCGCGGGACAAGCATCTGCTGACCGCGGACTTCTTCGATGCCGCCAAGTATCCGACGCTGACTTTCAAGAGCACAAAGGTTGAAAAGACAAAGGACGGGTACACGGTTACGGGCGATCTGACGATGAAGGATAAGACGAAGTCGATCACTATCCCGTTCAAGCACTATGGTCCTTACACGCTGACGGTGGGTGATAATTCTACACGAGTAGGTATTGTTGCCGAGCCGATCAAGATCAAGCGGAGCGACTTTGGGGTCGGGGGAGATTTCAAGCTCCCGGATGGCACCGAGGGCGCGAGCGATACCGTTATCGTTCGAATCTCCTTTGAGGCGATTAAAGACAAGTAA
- a CDS encoding DinB family protein, with amino-acid sequence MSDVIDRTKEEFLRAKAGIERALATTPDDRINWSPAPTARTPIQLVAHAAWAVQSMHGMLQGQTFAVPTTAQADREFREWEKPFSTREEVLKLLEENSLAFLNWLENVGEWELDSTITFPFGMGEAPMHTVLPFMAGHIDWHTAQIAYIQTVYGDQDWHM; translated from the coding sequence ATGAGTGACGTGATCGACAGGACGAAAGAGGAGTTTCTAAGAGCGAAGGCGGGAATCGAGCGCGCTCTCGCGACAACGCCGGACGACCGGATCAACTGGTCGCCTGCGCCTACGGCTCGGACCCCGATTCAGCTGGTGGCCCATGCGGCATGGGCGGTGCAGAGCATGCATGGGATGCTTCAGGGGCAGACGTTTGCCGTGCCGACCACGGCACAGGCCGACCGTGAGTTTCGAGAGTGGGAAAAGCCATTTTCTACGCGAGAGGAGGTTCTTAAGCTCTTGGAAGAGAACAGCCTTGCTTTCTTGAATTGGTTAGAAAACGTAGGAGAATGGGAGTTGGACAGCACGATCACCTTCCCCTTCGGAATGGGCGAAGCGCCCATGCACACCGTGTTGCCGTTCATGGCGGGGCACATTGATTGGCACACTGCCCAGATAGCCTACATTCAGAC